One stretch of Asterias rubens chromosome 8, eAstRub1.3, whole genome shotgun sequence DNA includes these proteins:
- the LOC117293941 gene encoding uncharacterized protein LOC117293941 yields the protein MSTMTEDSGRVKDHHCFKKLLFSFPGGGKDLFQVYDDWADNYESDSTSHDYVAPTKLADIASDIIDDKSARILDAASGTGMVGAELKLRGFTCIDALDPSQRSLDKSKTHQAYMNYICDTLDDHKTEIQNDVYDAVLMCGSFGLCGHVTDSCFPELIRITKPGGFIMFTVSTQVLDEWQDRLDASIKSFTQQGLWQLVEKRWCQYGYYGTQKLQAMVPVLKIT from the exons ATGTCAACAATGACAGAAGATTCGGGAAGAGTGAAGGACcatcattgttttaaaaaacttctTTTTAGTTTCCCTGGTGGAGGAAAGGATCTTTTCCAGGTTTACGATGACTGGGCAGACAACTATGAGTCG GATTCGACAAGTCATGACTACGTTGCCCCAACGAAACTGGCAGATATTGCATCTGATATTATCGATGATAAATCAGCCAGAATCTTAGATGCAGCATCAGGCACCGGGATGGTAGGAGCTGAG TTAAAACTGCGAGGTTTTACCTGCATCGACGCCTTAGATCCGTCTCAGCGTTCCTTAGATAAAAGTAAGACACACCAGGCTTATATGAATTATATCTGCGATACTCTCGACGATCATAAGACTGAGATTCAAAACG ATGTCTACGATGCTGTATTGATGTGCGGATCTTTTGGACTCTGCGGTCATGTTACTGATTCGTGCTTTCCTGAGCTAATCCGCATCACAAAACCAG GGGGTTTCATCATGTTCACAGTTAGCACCCAGGTACTAGATGAATGGCAAGACAGACTCGATGCATCCATTAAGTCATTTACTCAACAGGGTCTATGGCAACTTGTGGAGAAACGCTGGTGTCAGTACGGATATTATGGCACGCAGAAACTACAAGCAATGGTACCCGTCCTCAAGATCACCTAA
- the LOC117293483 gene encoding sodium- and chloride-dependent glycine transporter 1-like, whose amino-acid sequence MDTMKEKMELESVVLPPSKDDEDSTGRGKWSGKLDFILSSMGYAIGLGNVWRFPYLCYSNGGGAFLFPYLIMLFLVGFPILFLEISFGQFGSLGCISMWRISPLFKGIGFGMVLMSGYFCLYYNIIIAYSAYYMFASFLNPLPWVGCNHTFNTDACFDGSQGDGILECPMNPNFTGKTKPVFASEEYFERRVLQISDSLGDIGYIQWEILLCFIFVWIVVFICISKGVKTSGKVVYFTATFPYLGLLTLLIVGALQPGAVNGILYFITPQFDKLLDIQVWKAAANQVVFSFGAGWGGLHTLSSYNKFNNNTFRDTVIIVVSGGLTSIFAGFVVFSIIGFMACDAQVPIEQAIDAGPGLAFVAYPEAIARVPVIPQLWSFIFFFMLITLGLDSQFVTLETIITAVMDELEYFYPNIRKRKTLVIFSVCFIMLLAGLPFTTQGGIYLMTLFDWYSAGYSPMILALAELFVFDCIYGLSRFIREVGVMIGSKPSFIWKVMWYIVTPILIIFPTVYGFIEYTPAQYGDYVFPGWAEAIGWTMTASSLICVFIYAAYFLIWRVKGSFIQRIRTAIQPAPEWGPALDEDRAAAGYQPYPKPTVEIITKDYDNIAFTSDSPPEYNGMHSVCVGTDDIDISEIL is encoded by the exons ATGGATACCATGAAAGAGAAAATGGAGTTGGAGTCCGTGGTTCTACCTCCGTCTAAGGACGATGAGGATTCAACAGGACGGGGAAAATGGAGCGGGAAACTGGACTTCATTTTATCATCAATGGGTTACGCTATTGGGCTAGGAAACGTATGGAGATTTCCCTATCTATGCTACAGCAATGGTGGAG GGGCTTTCCTGTTCCCGTATCTGATTATGCTGTTTCTGGTTGGATTTCCAATCTTATTTCTGGAAATATCATTCGGGCAGTTTGGAAGCCTTGGGTGTATTTCAATGTGGCGTATTAGCCCACTTTTCAAAG GTATTGGTTTTGGTATGGTACTTATGTCCGGTTACTTCTGCTTATACTACAACATCATCATTGCATACTCCGCATACTACATGTTTGCATCATTCTTGAATCCCTTACCATGGGTAGGATGCAATCATACATTCAACACAGATGCTTGTTTTGATGGAAGTCAAGGAGATGGTATACTGGAGTGCCCAATGAACCCGAACTTTACAGGAAAAACTAAACCAGTTTTTGCTAGCGAGGAGTATTTTGA ACGGCGCGTGTTACAGATTTCCGATTCGTTGGGAGACATCGGTTATATTCAATGGGAGATACTTCTGTGTTTTATCTTTGTATGGATTGTAGTCTTCATTTGCATCAGCAAAGGCGTCAAGACCTCGGGCAag GTTGTGTACTTTACAGCTACATTCCCCTATCTAGGTCTACTGACTCTACTGATCGTTGGTGCCCTGCAGCCTGGTGCAGTCAATGGTATTCTCTACTTCATTACACCACAGTTTGATAAACTTCTTGATATTCAG GTTTGGAAGGCAGCAGCCAATCAAGTTGTGTTTTCGTTTGGTGCAGGATGGGGAGGACTCCATACATTGTCCAGCTATAACAAGTTTAACAACAATACATTCAG AGACACGGTTATAATTGTAGTGTCCGGTGGTTTGACCAGTATCTTCGCTGGATTCGTCGTCTTTTCTATCATTGGATTCATGGCGTGTGATGCACAAGTGCCGATTGAACAAGCCATTGATGCAG GTCCAGGTTTAGCGTTTGTTGCCTACCCAGAAGCAATCGCAAGGGTACCAGTCATACCCCAGCTCTGGTCTTTCATATTCTTCTTCATGCTGATCACACTGGGACTCGATAGCCAG TTTGTGACTTTGGAGACCATCATAACTGCAGTTATGGACGAGCTTGAGTACTTTTATCCCAACATaaggaaaaggaaaacattgGTGATATTCAGTGTATGTTTCATCATGCTTCTAGCTGGTCTACCATTTACTACACAG GGAGGCATCTATCTGATGACGTTATTTGACTGGTACTCTGCTGGTTACAGCCCCATGATATTAGCCTTGGCTGAGCTCTTCGTATTCGACTGCATCTATG GTTTGAGTAGATTCATCCGAGAGGTGGGTGTAATGATTGGGAGTAAACCAAGCTTCATCTGGAAGGTCATGTGGTACATTGTAACACCAATCCTCATCATT TTTCCTACTGTGTATGGATTTATTGAGTATACACCGGCCCAGTATGGTGATTATGTATTCCCTGGATGGGCAGAAGCCATTGGTTGGACTATGACTGCTTCATCATTGATATGTGTGTTCATCTACGCAGCATACTTCTTGATATGGCGAGTCAAAGGATCATTCATACAG AGGATCCGTACTGCCATCCAACCAGCACCAGAGTGGGGACCAGCTCTTGATGAAGATAGGGCAGCTGCAGGTTACCAACCATACCCCAAACCAACTGTAGAGATTATTACCAAAGACTACGACAACATCGCATTTACAAGTGACTCTCCGCCAGAATACAACGGCATGCACTCCGTCTGCGTGGGAACTGATGATATTGACATCAGTGAAATCTTATAA